A stretch of Paracoccus seriniphilus DNA encodes these proteins:
- the fabI gene encoding enoyl-ACP reductase FabI produces MRLLEGKRGLVVGIANEHSIAAGCAQAFVRDGAELAVTYLNDKARPHVEPVATDLNARLLMPLDVTSDTQMDALFKAIDAQWGQLDFLLHAVAYCPQKDLHGSVVDCSREGFGVAMDVSVHSFIRLARRARPLMKNGGCLLTVSYYGAEKVVDHYNVMGPVKAALESTVKYMAAELGPEGIRVNAVSPGPVMTRAASGIAHFDRLIDEARDRAPQHRLVTIEDVGNMAAGLVSSSARNVTGNIAYVDAGYHVMS; encoded by the coding sequence ATGAGATTGCTTGAAGGAAAACGCGGTCTCGTCGTCGGGATCGCCAATGAACATTCGATTGCCGCCGGATGCGCGCAGGCCTTTGTACGCGACGGGGCCGAGTTGGCGGTGACCTATCTCAACGACAAGGCAAGGCCCCATGTCGAGCCGGTTGCCACGGATTTGAACGCCCGGCTGCTGATGCCGCTGGATGTCACATCCGACACGCAGATGGATGCGCTGTTCAAGGCGATTGACGCCCAATGGGGGCAGTTGGACTTTCTGCTGCATGCGGTCGCCTATTGTCCCCAAAAGGATCTGCATGGCAGCGTGGTTGACTGTTCGCGTGAAGGATTTGGCGTGGCGATGGATGTGTCGGTGCATTCCTTCATTCGGCTGGCACGCAGGGCGCGACCGCTGATGAAGAATGGCGGCTGCCTGCTGACTGTCAGCTATTACGGTGCCGAGAAAGTCGTCGATCATTACAACGTGATGGGGCCGGTCAAGGCCGCGCTGGAATCCACCGTCAAATACATGGCGGCCGAACTGGGCCCCGAGGGCATTCGCGTCAATGCCGTTTCTCCGGGTCCGGTGATGACCCGCGCGGCCTCGGGCATTGCGCATTTCGACAGGCTGATCGATGAGGCGCGAGACCGTGCGCCGCAGCATCGTCTGGTCACGATAGAAGATGTCGGGAATATGGCTGCGGGTCTGGTCAGTTCCTCGGCGCGCAATGTGACCGGCAATATCGCTTATGTCGATGCGGGCTATCACGTCATGTCCTGA
- a CDS encoding PHA/PHB synthase family protein → MGQADMSEFLDRALKARIARLTKGLSPAALAGAYLDWLAHLAISPGKQIDITEKAFQKWLRLSCYGTTCAATGGKGEPCIDPLPQDRRFRGEAWQKWPYNYIYQSFLLNQQWWHNITTGVRGVTKQHENVMEFASRQTLDMFSPTNFLATNPELQKRTLEEGGRNFLRGFQNWLEDLKRQQSGEPPAGAEAFRPGHELAVTPGKVVYRNHLIELIQYTPTTKTVRPEPVLIVPAWIMKYYILDLSPENSMVKFLVGQGYTVFMISWRNPGVEDRDLGMDDYRRMGVMDAISAVQGIVPDQKIHGVGYCLGGTLLSIAAATMARDGDDFLASLSFFASQIDFTEPGELQLFINESQLAFLEDMMWEQGYLDTTQMSGAFQMIGSADLIWSRILHNYLMGEAPVMFDLLAWNADGTRMPYRMHSEYLRSLYMNNDLTEGRFTVNGRPISVTDIRVPVFSVGTVKDHVAPWRSVYKMHLYLDTELTFVLTSKGHNAGIVSEPGHEGRSYQIATVRHDDHYVDPETWAEQTPKKDGSWWLDWVSWLGERSGAPVAPPAMGKALADAPGTYVFQK, encoded by the coding sequence ATGGGGCAGGCAGATATGTCGGAATTCCTGGATCGCGCCCTGAAGGCAAGGATTGCACGCTTGACCAAGGGGCTTTCTCCGGCGGCGCTGGCCGGGGCCTATCTGGATTGGCTGGCCCATCTGGCGATTTCTCCGGGCAAGCAGATCGACATCACGGAAAAGGCATTCCAGAAATGGCTGCGGCTTTCATGCTATGGCACCACTTGCGCCGCGACCGGCGGCAAGGGCGAACCATGTATCGACCCGCTGCCGCAGGACCGCAGGTTCAGGGGCGAGGCCTGGCAGAAATGGCCCTATAACTACATCTATCAGTCCTTTCTGCTGAACCAGCAATGGTGGCACAACATCACCACCGGCGTGCGTGGCGTGACCAAGCAGCATGAAAATGTCATGGAGTTTGCCTCGCGGCAGACCCTCGACATGTTTTCGCCGACCAATTTTCTTGCGACCAACCCCGAGCTGCAGAAGCGGACCCTTGAAGAAGGCGGGCGCAATTTCCTGCGCGGCTTCCAGAACTGGCTGGAAGATCTGAAGCGCCAGCAAAGCGGCGAACCGCCGGCGGGTGCAGAAGCCTTCCGTCCGGGGCATGAGCTTGCCGTGACACCGGGAAAGGTCGTCTACCGCAACCATCTGATCGAGCTGATCCAATACACGCCGACGACCAAGACGGTCAGGCCGGAGCCGGTTCTGATCGTGCCGGCGTGGATCATGAAATACTATATCCTCGACCTCTCGCCGGAAAACTCGATGGTGAAATTCCTGGTCGGGCAGGGATATACCGTCTTCATGATCTCATGGCGCAATCCGGGCGTCGAGGACCGCGATCTGGGAATGGATGATTATCGCAGGATGGGCGTCATGGACGCGATCTCTGCGGTACAGGGCATCGTGCCGGATCAGAAGATCCACGGGGTCGGCTATTGTCTTGGGGGCACATTGCTGTCGATTGCCGCGGCGACCATGGCCCGCGACGGGGATGATTTCCTTGCATCGCTCAGTTTCTTCGCCTCGCAGATCGATTTCACCGAACCGGGTGAATTGCAGTTGTTCATCAACGAAAGTCAGTTGGCTTTCCTTGAGGACATGATGTGGGAGCAAGGCTATCTGGACACGACGCAGATGTCCGGTGCCTTCCAGATGATCGGATCGGCGGATCTGATCTGGTCACGGATCCTGCACAACTATCTGATGGGCGAGGCTCCGGTGATGTTCGACCTGCTGGCCTGGAACGCCGATGGCACACGGATGCCCTATCGGATGCATTCCGAGTATCTGCGCTCGCTCTATATGAACAACGATCTGACAGAGGGGCGATTCACGGTGAACGGGCGTCCGATCTCGGTCACCGATATCCGCGTTCCGGTGTTCTCGGTGGGCACGGTCAAGGATCATGTCGCGCCATGGCGGTCGGTCTACAAGATGCATCTCTATCTGGACACGGAACTGACCTTCGTCCTGACCAGCAAGGGACATAACGCGGGCATCGTGTCCGAGCCGGGCCACGAGGGGCGCAGCTATCAGATTGCCACGGTCAGACATGATGATCACTATGTCGATCCCGAAACATGGGCCGAACAGACGCCGAAGAAAGACGGCTCGTGGTGGCTTGATTGGGTGTCATGGCTTGGCGAACGGTCGGGGGCACCGGTTGCCCCCCCGGCCATGGGCAAGGCGCTGGCCGATGCGCCCGGAACATATGTCTTCCAGAAATAA
- a CDS encoding HlyD family secretion protein, whose protein sequence is MQWKRYGAIAAALIILAGAAYAIWLNVQSSELPAGIAGSNGRIEAERIDVASKMAGRIAEVNVDEGQWVKAGDLVARLDTAEIDAQLHQAEAAVHQAEQQKIQAEALLNQRRSELQFAQSEFARAERLAEKGHVSQEQVDQARTALTTAEAGVAAAEAGIDLAQATIAAAEATVEQLQSVRADANLVAPHDGRVQYILAKAGEVVSAGGKVVTLTDLTDIYMTIFLPAHDAGLLAIGSEARIILDPIPDYVIPATVTFVSSTAQFTPKSVETSDERDQLMFRVKLTIPEDLLKEYQEKAKAGVAGMGYVRTDSATPWPEMLTVKLPK, encoded by the coding sequence ATGCAATGGAAGCGCTATGGCGCCATCGCTGCCGCCCTCATCATTCTGGCGGGCGCGGCATACGCCATCTGGTTGAATGTCCAATCCAGCGAACTTCCGGCGGGGATCGCCGGTTCGAACGGCCGGATCGAGGCCGAGCGCATCGATGTCGCATCCAAGATGGCCGGGCGCATCGCCGAGGTCAATGTTGACGAAGGCCAATGGGTCAAGGCAGGTGATCTGGTCGCGCGTCTGGACACGGCCGAGATCGACGCGCAATTGCATCAGGCCGAAGCCGCCGTCCATCAGGCCGAGCAGCAAAAGATTCAGGCCGAAGCGCTGCTGAACCAGCGCCGTTCGGAATTGCAGTTTGCCCAATCCGAATTTGCCCGGGCCGAGAGGCTTGCCGAGAAGGGTCATGTTTCCCAGGAACAGGTCGATCAGGCCCGAACCGCGCTGACGACGGCCGAGGCTGGTGTGGCCGCAGCCGAAGCCGGAATCGATCTGGCCCAGGCCACCATTGCCGCGGCCGAGGCGACAGTCGAACAGCTTCAAAGTGTGCGCGCCGACGCCAATCTGGTGGCACCCCATGATGGCCGCGTCCAATATATCCTTGCCAAGGCCGGCGAAGTCGTCAGCGCAGGCGGCAAGGTCGTGACCCTGACCGATCTGACCGATATCTACATGACGATCTTCCTGCCCGCCCATGATGCCGGATTGCTGGCCATTGGCTCCGAGGCACGCATCATCCTTGACCCGATCCCGGACTACGTGATCCCCGCAACCGTCACCTTTGTCTCCAGCACGGCCCAGTTCACGCCCAAATCCGTCGAAACGTCGGATGAGCGTGATCAGCTGATGTTCCGGGTCAAGCTGACCATCCCCGAAGATCTGCTGAAGGAATATCAGGAGAAAGCCAAGGCAGGTGTTGCCGGAATGGGCTATGTGCGCACGGACAGCGCCACCCCCTGGCCCGAGATGCTGACAGTGAAGTTGCCGAAATGA